In Spiroplasma chinense, a single window of DNA contains:
- a CDS encoding PTS transporter subunit EIIC produces MKNEMIRSKDFELSWYTKKSSKSFLNKLGTSFGFVIILMPIFGVLLSIGNIIDNYSDNKVAVSLFKNIAGVLFSNIGIWFALSICIGFTKNKGAAVYAALIFYLVFNVSLAAFIKVNADDSSRFSILFWHDLRVAVYTTNQFGVLTFNTGVIGGIFCGSITAILYNKFKDVKLVKGLEFFAKEKFVLIIVPIFALISAFLFMIIWPMIGYALTSVGTGVAKTPIGVDSFIFRTFQRMLIPFGSSLLWQAPMWYTSVGGDLVPYKAQLLAQYLERTTEIPSDLLTQIALIDASKVDLLASANKIIGNDNFSLTISEWIENTGEIFDKKGDQIISAAVLNSNYITVADCWNVGLRITRFLTAGFVNSMFMLPTIGVVIYFRIEKSKRKDYFGKFLVAILTSFLLGITEPVEFMFCYLSPLFFFVVYAPLVGLAGLCTSLLQIKIGSTFSTGLFDFVFNGIIPTVNNQDTRIWLFPILSIVFIGIGFVASYYFFKLTNFDPLGSTKNPRKDARLKIIQMKDLIGGWKNIDQVSFEDNLLKVKLKKQIMLENYQPWFTSYNSNDKILEFTLTKESLQLAKLFSEAFDAKIRLEVFKKQDKIEYKNLLKTYLLEKKQNH; encoded by the coding sequence ATGAAAAATGAGATGATTAGATCAAAGGATTTTGAACTATCTTGATATACTAAGAAAAGTTCAAAATCCTTTTTAAATAAACTTGGTACAAGTTTTGGTTTTGTAATAATATTAATGCCAATTTTTGGTGTTCTTTTATCAATAGGAAATATAATTGATAACTATAGTGATAATAAAGTTGCTGTTAGTTTATTCAAAAATATAGCAGGGGTATTGTTTTCAAATATTGGTATTTGATTCGCTCTTTCGATATGTATTGGATTTACAAAAAATAAAGGTGCTGCTGTATATGCTGCTTTGATATTTTATTTAGTATTTAATGTTTCGTTAGCAGCATTTATTAAGGTTAATGCAGATGATAGCAGTAGATTTTCAATATTATTTTGACATGATCTTAGAGTTGCAGTCTATACTACAAACCAATTTGGTGTATTAACTTTTAATACTGGAGTTATTGGTGGGATATTTTGCGGTTCAATAACTGCAATTCTATATAATAAATTTAAAGATGTAAAACTTGTTAAAGGTCTTGAATTCTTTGCAAAAGAAAAATTTGTTCTTATAATAGTGCCAATTTTTGCATTAATAAGTGCATTTCTATTCATGATAATTTGACCAATGATAGGTTATGCTTTAACTTCAGTTGGAACAGGTGTTGCAAAGACACCAATTGGTGTGGATTCATTCATTTTTAGAACTTTCCAAAGAATGCTTATTCCTTTTGGGTCAAGTCTTCTTTGACAAGCACCAATGTGGTATACAAGTGTTGGTGGAGATTTAGTTCCATATAAAGCACAATTATTAGCACAATACCTAGAAAGAACAACAGAAATTCCAAGTGATTTACTAACTCAAATTGCTTTAATTGATGCAAGTAAAGTTGATTTATTGGCAAGTGCAAATAAAATCATTGGTAATGATAATTTTTCATTAACTATAAGTGAGTGAATTGAAAATACTGGTGAAATTTTTGATAAAAAAGGTGATCAAATTATTTCAGCTGCAGTTTTAAATAGTAATTATATTACTGTAGCTGATTGTTGAAATGTAGGTCTTAGAATAACCAGATTTTTAACAGCAGGTTTTGTAAATTCAATGTTTATGTTACCAACAATTGGAGTGGTAATTTACTTTAGAATTGAAAAAAGCAAAAGAAAAGATTATTTTGGTAAATTTTTAGTAGCAATTCTCACTTCATTCTTACTAGGTATAACAGAACCTGTTGAGTTTATGTTTTGTTATTTAAGTCCCTTGTTCTTCTTTGTGGTTTACGCACCCCTAGTAGGGCTTGCAGGGCTATGTACAAGCCTTTTACAAATAAAAATAGGTTCAACTTTTTCCACAGGGTTATTTGACTTTGTTTTTAATGGAATAATACCAACAGTTAATAATCAAGATACAAGAATTTGATTATTTCCAATATTATCTATTGTTTTTATTGGAATTGGCTTTGTTGCATCTTATTATTTCTTTAAATTAACAAACTTTGATCCACTTGGAAGTACAAAAAACCCAAGAAAAGATGCAAGACTTAAAATAATTCAAATGAAAGACTTAATTGGTGGTTGAAAAAATATAGACCAAGTTTCATTTGAAGATAATTTATTAAAAGTAAAGTTAAAAAAACAAATCATGTTAGAAAATTATCAACCTTGATTTACTTCTTATAATTCGAATGACAAAATTCTAGAGTTTACTTTAACTAAGGAAAGTTTACAATTAGCAAAACTCTTTTCTGAAGCTTTTGATGCAAAGATTAGGTTAGAAGTATTTAAAAAACAAGATAAAATTGAGTATAAAAACCTATTAAAAACTTATTTATTAGAAAAAAAACAAAATCACTAG
- the coaBC gene encoding bifunctional phosphopantothenoylcysteine decarboxylase/phosphopantothenate--cysteine ligase CoaBC: MKTINLIVTGGIAASKSKDLYDLLVKKYNVNLVLSENSQKFVKFDGIDRFDTIFEQEFYDRHTTGDHIKIALESDLSIVYPATYNYIGKIANGLANDIESLIFASSPSPFLLFPSMNFNMYANPILKQNKDKLLGLSKVEWIEPKVGKMASGHVGIGRALEPEEVVDYVENYLMGFEKFNNKKLLLNFGRTRSYIDKVRYITNASSGKMGMSLRDVSKNHFQEIQTVFGDTDFINVENEFNHYADTNPKMLEEMKKYFNQSDIVICSAALYDFEVKNQVDKKIEKRSMDKDNLSIELTGAIDVLYELGKIKTNQYLVGFSLANDFNLDKAFLKMKEKNMDMLVLNLTSALGSDNNEIKILTSKDNKVIDVNASLKNQIAKEILKAIHNEI, encoded by the coding sequence ATGAAAACAATTAATTTAATAGTAACTGGTGGAATAGCTGCCTCTAAATCAAAAGATCTATATGATTTATTAGTAAAAAAATATAATGTTAATTTAGTGCTTTCAGAAAATTCTCAAAAATTTGTTAAATTTGATGGAATTGATAGATTTGACACTATTTTTGAACAAGAATTTTATGATAGACACACAACTGGCGATCACATTAAAATAGCTTTGGAATCTGATTTATCAATAGTTTATCCTGCAACTTATAATTACATTGGTAAAATTGCAAACGGTCTTGCAAATGATATTGAATCATTAATTTTTGCATCATCTCCTTCTCCTTTCTTGCTTTTTCCAAGTATGAACTTTAACATGTATGCAAATCCAATTTTAAAACAAAATAAAGATAAGTTACTTGGACTTTCAAAAGTTGAATGAATTGAACCAAAGGTTGGTAAAATGGCAAGTGGACATGTTGGAATCGGAAGAGCTTTAGAACCAGAAGAAGTTGTAGATTATGTTGAAAATTATTTAATGGGATTTGAAAAATTTAATAATAAAAAATTATTATTAAATTTTGGAAGAACTAGAAGTTACATCGATAAAGTTAGATATATAACAAACGCTTCTTCTGGAAAAATGGGAATGTCACTTAGAGATGTCTCTAAAAATCATTTTCAAGAGATTCAAACTGTATTTGGAGATACAGATTTCATTAATGTTGAAAATGAATTTAACCACTATGCAGATACTAACCCTAAAATGTTAGAAGAAATGAAAAAATACTTTAATCAAAGTGATATTGTAATTTGCTCAGCTGCTTTATATGATTTTGAAGTTAAAAATCAAGTTGATAAAAAAATAGAAAAAAGAAGTATGGACAAAGACAATCTTTCAATTGAATTAACTGGAGCAATTGATGTTTTATACGAACTTGGAAAAATTAAAACAAATCAATACTTGGTAGGTTTTAGTTTAGCAAATGATTTCAATCTAGATAAAGCATTTTTAAAAATGAAAGAAAAAAACATGGATATGTTAGTGCTTAACCTTACTTCTGCACTTGGATCAGATAATAACGAAATAAAAATATTAACTTCAAAAGATAATAAAGTTATTGATGTTAATGCTTCATTAAAAAATCAAATTGCTAAAGAAATTTTAAAAGCAATTCATAATGAAATTTAA
- the feoB gene encoding ferrous iron transport protein B, which produces MKLKNKKTNYLLVGNPNVGKTTFFNHLTTSVASVGNFDRTTVNSKVGSLKKDKNTKINDLPGIYNLNSLGDDDKVVLKTLFNFDYNGIINVTNANTFLRDMYLTLQLLESQQPVVIALNMIDELKNKEIDVNKLKVKLNSPVVLTNAKKDLGLNEVKTQLNCPLNSFKLKYSDEVEEKINKISSLIENNKLPKRFYAIQALEKNEFALNYINETQENNEEILKIINSDEGSEKQIYESKFNFIKELYLEVFQEKLGEIISRKNNFEKLDKVLLRKITALPIFFLVLALIYYITFGPYTGGKLNELIDEGLNDKLLNIIYEALEKTKSPEFLNGFICNAVLGGIFAVMPFLPFILILFIFIGLLQQSGYLSRVSAVTDEILSPFGLTGRSVIGLISGMGCNVPTIMMARASQSKKEKVISILIAPFISCSARTVVYSFVASLIFVNNVWLVILLLQIFSGFTALIIGLLFSQTMFRKRKNVFFIELPKWRSPDFKTIGKMIWFEVKNFLIRVGKFVFVGSVIVWTISHIGPKGFLNDEQIEKSFMGYIGKGFGYLLWPIGLSDWRVAASLLLAFPAKEIAVTNMLIVFNGIENIHAYFNLAIALSYLVFFALYIPCLSTMAVIKSESNYKNLFISIGISLLTAYIFSLFVYWVAFSLT; this is translated from the coding sequence GTGAAATTGAAGAATAAAAAAACAAACTATTTACTTGTAGGAAATCCAAATGTTGGTAAAACAACATTTTTTAATCATCTAACAACTTCTGTTGCGAGTGTTGGTAACTTTGATAGAACAACAGTTAATTCAAAGGTTGGTAGTTTAAAGAAAGATAAAAATACAAAAATAAATGATTTACCAGGAATATATAATTTAAATTCCTTAGGAGATGATGATAAAGTTGTTTTGAAAACTTTATTTAATTTTGACTACAATGGAATAATAAATGTAACTAATGCAAATACTTTTTTAAGAGATATGTATTTAACATTACAACTTTTAGAATCACAACAACCTGTTGTGATTGCTTTAAACATGATTGATGAATTAAAGAATAAAGAAATTGATGTAAACAAATTAAAAGTTAAATTAAATTCACCAGTTGTTTTAACAAATGCTAAAAAAGATTTAGGATTAAATGAAGTTAAAACACAACTTAATTGTCCTTTGAATTCTTTTAAATTAAAGTATAGTGATGAAGTTGAAGAAAAAATAAATAAAATTTCTTCATTGATTGAGAATAATAAATTACCTAAAAGATTTTATGCCATTCAAGCATTAGAAAAAAATGAATTTGCATTAAATTATATTAATGAAACTCAAGAAAATAATGAAGAAATTTTAAAAATAATAAATAGTGATGAGGGAAGTGAAAAACAAATTTATGAATCTAAATTTAATTTTATTAAGGAATTATATTTAGAAGTTTTTCAAGAAAAATTAGGAGAAATTATAAGTAGAAAAAATAATTTTGAAAAACTTGATAAAGTTTTACTTAGAAAAATAACAGCATTACCAATATTCTTTTTGGTTCTAGCTTTAATTTATTACATTACTTTTGGTCCTTACACTGGAGGTAAGTTGAATGAACTCATTGATGAAGGATTAAATGATAAATTATTAAATATAATTTATGAAGCTTTAGAAAAAACCAAGAGTCCAGAATTTTTAAATGGTTTTATTTGTAATGCTGTACTTGGTGGAATTTTTGCTGTCATGCCTTTTTTACCTTTTATTTTAATTCTTTTTATATTCATAGGTCTACTTCAACAAAGCGGTTACCTTTCAAGGGTAAGTGCGGTCACTGACGAAATATTATCTCCATTTGGATTAACAGGTAGAAGTGTTATTGGTTTAATTTCTGGAATGGGATGTAATGTTCCAACAATTATGATGGCAAGAGCAAGTCAATCAAAAAAAGAAAAAGTAATTTCAATTTTAATTGCTCCTTTTATTTCTTGTTCAGCAAGAACTGTTGTGTATTCATTTGTTGCAAGTTTGATCTTTGTAAACAATGTTTGACTTGTAATTTTATTGTTACAAATATTTTCTGGATTTACCGCTTTAATAATTGGTTTATTATTTTCGCAAACAATGTTTAGAAAAAGAAAAAATGTTTTCTTTATAGAATTACCAAAATGAAGAAGTCCTGATTTTAAAACTATTGGTAAAATGATTTGATTTGAAGTTAAAAACTTTTTAATTAGAGTAGGGAAATTTGTTTTTGTAGGTAGTGTAATTGTTTGAACTATTTCTCATATTGGACCAAAAGGTTTTTTAAATGATGAACAAATTGAAAAATCTTTTATGGGTTACATAGGTAAAGGTTTTGGTTATTTATTATGACCGATAGGATTATCAGATTGAAGAGTAGCTGCAAGTTTACTTTTAGCATTTCCCGCAAAAGAAATTGCAGTTACAAACATGTTAATTGTTTTTAATGGAATCGAAAACATTCATGCTTATTTCAATTTAGCAATAGCTTTATCATACTTAGTTTTCTTTGCATTATACATTCCATGTCTTTCTACAATGGCAGTTATTAAAAGTGAATCTAATTATAAAAATTTATTTATAAGTATTGGTATTTCTTTATTAACAGCATACATATTCTCATTATTTGTTTATTGAGTGGCATTTTCACTTACTTAA
- a CDS encoding Gfo/Idh/MocA family protein: MIKIGTIGTSKITEDFINSASKNPNLKVVCCYSRDKQKARELINKNKLYAIAVDSFEKLVDEIDAVYIASPNGLHYEQAKYFLQQQKHVLLEKPLTLEYQQACELFEIAAINNVILMEAYKTAHLPQFSNLFKAVNLLNPFMASFNMNQYSSRMVNIKQGIYDSVFDGKLGKGSTYDMLIYPVELAIALFGPIKEVKSMGMKLPNGSGLNDIVLLKHENEILVNITCSKTSVGRIKSEILADHATIVFDNCINLKEIKVIKNKEDEESISYIQNEEQDLFEYEISVFVKMILTNDYKLRDYLLDISCEAVKVLNLVEKNQKEIGEI, translated from the coding sequence ATGATAAAAATTGGAACGATAGGAACAAGTAAAATCACAGAAGATTTTATTAATTCTGCTTCTAAAAACCCAAATTTAAAAGTTGTTTGTTGTTATTCGAGAGATAAACAAAAAGCAAGAGAATTAATTAACAAAAACAAACTTTATGCAATTGCAGTTGATAGTTTTGAAAAATTAGTTGATGAAATTGATGCAGTTTATATTGCAAGTCCCAATGGATTGCATTATGAACAAGCAAAATATTTCTTACAACAACAAAAACATGTGTTGTTAGAAAAACCATTAACTTTAGAATATCAACAAGCTTGTGAGTTATTCGAAATAGCTGCAATCAATAATGTAATTCTTATGGAAGCTTACAAAACTGCACATTTACCTCAATTTTCTAATTTATTTAAAGCTGTCAATCTATTAAATCCATTTATGGCAAGCTTTAATATGAATCAATATTCTTCTAGAATGGTAAACATCAAACAAGGAATATATGATTCTGTATTTGATGGAAAATTAGGTAAAGGTTCTACTTATGATATGTTGATCTATCCAGTAGAACTTGCAATTGCATTATTTGGACCAATAAAAGAGGTAAAATCTATGGGTATGAAACTTCCTAATGGAAGTGGATTGAATGATATAGTTTTACTAAAACATGAAAACGAAATTTTAGTAAATATAACTTGTAGTAAAACTAGTGTGGGAAGAATAAAAAGTGAAATTTTAGCAGACCACGCAACAATTGTTTTTGATAACTGTATTAATTTAAAAGAAATTAAAGTAATCAAGAATAAAGAGGATGAAGAATCAATATCATATATTCAAAATGAAGAACAAGACTTATTTGAATATGAAATATCAGTATTTGTAAAAATGATTTTAACAAACGATTATAAATTAAGAGATTATCTTTTAGATATTAGTTGTGAAGCAGTTAAGGTTTTAAATTTGGTTGAAAAAAACCAAAAAGAAATAGGAGAAATTTAA
- the deoC gene encoding deoxyribose-phosphate aldolase codes for MELNKYIDHTLLKASATKSEIKTLCEEAKQYDFATVCVNPTQIEYASELLKGTNVGITTVIGFPLGASTSEVKAFETADAIQKGATEIDMVVNIGAIKDGNWDLVLSDMKAVKASAPNNVVKCIMENCLLTKEEIVKACEMAVEAKLEFVKTSTGFSTGGATFDDVKLMSETVKRNAEVKAAGGVRTFEDAMKMIENGATRLGTSGGVSIVNGKDNNTAY; via the coding sequence ATGGAATTAAATAAATATATAGATCACACTTTATTGAAAGCATCAGCTACAAAAAGTGAAATTAAAACTTTATGTGAAGAAGCAAAACAATATGATTTTGCAACAGTTTGTGTTAACCCAACTCAAATTGAATATGCAAGCGAATTGCTAAAAGGAACTAATGTAGGAATTACTACAGTTATTGGTTTCCCACTTGGAGCATCAACAAGTGAAGTTAAAGCTTTTGAAACAGCAGATGCTATTCAAAAAGGTGCAACAGAAATTGATATGGTTGTAAATATTGGAGCAATTAAAGATGGTAACTGAGATTTAGTTTTATCAGATATGAAAGCTGTAAAAGCATCAGCTCCAAATAATGTAGTTAAATGTATTATGGAAAACTGTTTACTAACAAAAGAAGAAATTGTTAAGGCTTGTGAAATGGCAGTAGAGGCAAAATTAGAATTTGTAAAAACATCAACAGGATTTTCAACTGGGGGAGCTACATTTGACGATGTTAAATTAATGAGTGAAACAGTTAAAAGAAATGCTGAAGTTAAAGCAGCTGGTGGAGTTAGAACTTTTGAAGATGCTATGAAAATGATTGAAAATGGAGCTACTAGATTAGGAACTAGTGGTGGAGTTTCAATAGTAAATGGAAAAGATAATAACACTGCATATTAA